From the Manihot esculenta cultivar AM560-2 chromosome 3, M.esculenta_v8, whole genome shotgun sequence genome, one window contains:
- the LOC110610786 gene encoding uncharacterized protein LOC110610786, translating to MTLLLFKKPTSLTSLVNSHFILMVSSLCTKASAIVDKTVATPTTASVDNRRKPSANYSSNIHLSPLFSHGRSCLERYDIELVDDDAWQISSGLAHAYKGLDGEMEAESQSATEVSNEQDHYAESLKGDSDFDEIDNMRIRGNLFYKLDRDSKEFEEYNFEFHRKKSSKRNDGLKGKEKKESSKKYDINKEIKKKEHPSCGSAFEVKNLPQIVKNERVYSVLIDNMDGSGSVGKNKVRTPTFNQLTAPYHEPFCLDIFISKASVRACIIHRVTSKVVAVAHSISKDIKFDLPSTRNAAACDAVGTILAQRALADDIHNVFYTPRKGEKLEGKLQIVLQSIIDNGINVKVKLKQRKPQKARLPPGA from the coding sequence ATGACATTGCTACTATTTAAGAAACCCACCAGTCTCACATCGCTAGTGAATTCCCATTTCATCTTAATGGTGTCTAGTCTTTGCACAAAGGCTTCCGCTATTGTTGATAAGACAGTTGCCACACCTACGACAGCATCAGTTGATAACAGACGAAAACCTTCAGCAAATTACTCTAGTAATATTCATCTTTCCCCATTATTCAGCCATGGAAGATCGTGTTTGGAACGTTATGATATTGAGCTTGTGGATGATGATGCGTGGCAAATTTCATCAGGTTTAGCTCATGCCTACAAAGGGCTAGATGGGGAAATGGAAGCAGAGTCTCAGTCTGCTACTGAAGTATCTAATGAGCAGGATCATTATGCAGAATCTTTGAAGGGTGACTCTGATTTTGATGAGATTGACAATATGAGAATTCGAGGCAATCTTTTTTATAAGCTTGACCGGGACTCCAAGGAGTTCGAAGAGTACAATTTTGAATTTCACAGGAAGAAGTCCTCAAAGAGAAACGATGGTCTTAAGGGAAAGGAAAAGAAGGAATCTTCAAAGAAGTATGATATCAATaaagaaatcaaaaagaagGAACACCCAAGTTGTGGTTCAGCTTTTGAAGTAAAAAACCTTCCACAGATAGTGAAGAACGAAAGAGTCTATTCTGTGCTTATTGATAATATGGATGGCTCTGGCAGTGTTGGGAAAAATAAGGTCAGAACTCCAACTTTCAATCAGCTCACTGCTCCTTACCATGAACCATTTTGTTTGGACATTTTCATATCAAAAGCCTCTGTCCGTGCCTGCATTATTCACCGGGTTACAAGCAAGGTGGTGGCTGTGGCACATTCTATATCTAAAGATATAAAATTTGATCTGCCCTCAACAAGGAATGCAGCCGCTTGTGATGCTGTAGGAACAATTCTAGCACAAAGGGCTTTGGCAGATGACATTCACAATGTGTTTTACACACCAAGAAAAGGTGAGAAATTGGAGGGCAAGCTTCAGATTGTGCTTCAGTCTATCATAGATAATGGCATTAATGTGAAGGTGAAGCTTAAGCAAAGGAAGCCTCAGAAGGCTAGACTCCCACCTGGTGCTTAG
- the LOC110610511 gene encoding probable sarcosine oxidase yields MAASPSEMEHSGDRFDVVVVGAGIMGSATAYQLAKRGEKTLLLEQFDFLHHRGSSHGESRTIRATYPQDYYCAMAMESSTLWEEAQSEIGFKVYFKAQQLDMGPSDNEDLLSIFSSCQKNSVPYEILDHQEVAEKFSGKIDIPENWIGIYTQLGGVIKATKAVSMFQALACRKGAILRDNIEVKGIVKDAEKGGVWISASNGEKFWAKKCIITAGAWARKLVKTVSGFELPIQPLETTVCYWRIKEGHESEFAIGGDFPTFASYGPQLIYGTPSLEFPGLIKIALHDGYPCDPDKRPWGPAMLLSSLKEWIEGRFSGLVDHGEPVVSQSCMYSMTPDEDYVIDFVGGEFGKDVVVGGGFSGHGFKMAPLVGKTLADMALYGKAEGVNLKHFRIQRFERNPKGNIKDPSEDRVGFSSNNK; encoded by the coding sequence ATGGCAGCTTCTCCGAGCGAGATGGAACATTCCGGCGATCGATTTGATGTGGTGGTTGTTGGTGCAGGTATCATGGGTAGCGCTACTGCTTATCAACTAGCAAAAAGGGGTGAAAAAACTCTTCTACTAGAGCAATTTGACTTCTTGCACCACCGTGGATCATCACATGGTGAGTCCCGCACTATCCGAGCAACCTACCCACAAGACTACTACTGTGCCATGGCGATGGAATCCTCCACCCTTTGGGAGGAAGCCCAGTCAGAGATTGGCTTCAAGGTTTATTTCAAAGCCCAACAATTAGATATGGGGCCATCAGATAACGAAGATCTCCTTTCTATTTTCTCTAGCTGCCAGAAAAACTCGGTTCCTTATGAGATCCTTGACCATCAAGAAGTGGCGGAGAAATTTTCCGGCAAGATTGACATACCGGAGAACTGGATTGGGATATATACTCAGCTTGGTGGGGTAATAAAAGCCACCAAGGCAGTGTCAATGTTCCAAGCACTAGCATGTCGAAAGGGTGCAATTTTAAGAGACAACATAGAAGTGAAGGGCATAGTTAAGGATGCAGAAAAAGGAGGGGTATGGATTTCCGCTTCTAATGGGGAAAAATTTTGGGCTAAAAAGTGCATAATCACAGCAGGGGCTTGGGCgagaaagcttgttaaaaccgTCAGCGGCTTTGAATTGCCAATACAACCCTTGGAAACTACAGTGTGTTATTGGAGAATCAAGGAAGGCCATGAATCTGAGTTTGCTATAGGAGGTGATTTTCCAACTTTTGCTAGCTACGGACCACAACTAATATACGGCACGCCGTCGTTGGAGTTTCCCGGTTTAATCAAGATTGCCTTGCACGATGGCTACCCTTGTGATCCTGATAAAAGACCATGGGGACCTGCAATGTTGTTGAGTTCTTTGAAGGAGTGGATTGAGGGGAGATTTTCAGGGCTTGTTGATCACGGTGAGCCAGTTGTTAGCCAATCGTGCATGTACTCCATGACCCCAGATGAAGATTATGTTATAGATTTTGTGGGTGGAGAGTTCGGGAAGGATGTGGTTGTTGGGGGTGGGTTTTCAGGACATGGATTCAAAATGGCCCCACTGGTGGGAAAGACTTTAGCGGACATGGCTCTCTATGGGAAGGCTGAAGGAGTGAATCTTAAGCACTTCAGAATACAAAGATTTGAAAGGAATCCTAAAGGGAACATCAAGGACCCTTCAGAAGACCGAGTTGGCTTTTCTTCCAATAACAAGTAG